In a genomic window of Rubripirellula tenax:
- a CDS encoding PEP-CTERM sorting domain-containing protein, with protein sequence MRQIFCTLVLLAVAIFTTPSQAGVISEFQPDQPGIDGLQQRIELSGVAGMSFTGFVLGIGGEAMRFGTVDTVSSVSGTFDTNGLLVATIADLIDPSHTIVLVTDYDESAGPTDIDTNDDGIADNLSRLIGIQDAIGISDSTTDLFRLYGSQLGGQDFNFTGDQPQLVFRDASVGDWYAINNPANGQVFDINANDVAASMNFNGDPFNPSFGAINPSLVNAVPEPSTGLTFLGLAVVGFLSRVRRQSGRSTKR encoded by the coding sequence ATGCGTCAAATATTTTGTACCCTAGTCTTGCTGGCAGTCGCGATCTTCACCACACCATCTCAAGCCGGCGTGATCAGCGAATTTCAGCCGGATCAACCCGGAATTGACGGGCTGCAACAACGGATCGAGTTGAGCGGAGTTGCGGGAATGAGCTTCACAGGATTCGTACTTGGTATCGGCGGCGAAGCGATGCGATTCGGTACGGTCGACACAGTATCCTCGGTGTCAGGAACATTCGATACGAACGGTTTGTTGGTTGCGACAATCGCCGATCTGATAGACCCATCGCACACCATCGTTCTTGTCACCGACTATGACGAATCGGCCGGTCCGACCGACATCGACACCAACGACGACGGGATTGCCGACAACCTGAGTCGCCTGATCGGGATTCAAGATGCGATCGGCATTTCCGACTCCACAACCGACCTGTTCCGACTGTACGGTTCGCAGCTCGGCGGCCAAGACTTCAACTTCACCGGTGACCAACCGCAATTGGTTTTTCGTGACGCCTCGGTCGGCGACTGGTATGCGATCAACAATCCGGCCAACGGCCAAGTTTTTGACATCAACGCGAATGATGTAGCGGCGAGCATGAACTTCAACGGTGACCCATTCAATCCGTCATTCGGTGCAATCAATCCGTCGCTGGTGAACGCCGTACCAGAACCGTCCACGGGCCTGACGTTCCTTGGACTAGCCGTCGTTGGCTTCCTTTCCCGAGTTCGGCGTCAAAGCGGGCGTTCGACGAAGCGTTGA
- a CDS encoding FKBP-type peptidyl-prolyl cis-trans isomerase, producing the protein MKRCLPWCLLSLLMMFPGCRSTAKFSPDQTPASASAYAPTAQWKPTTFVDIPELQTGAGPMDAEIASEFSKTESGLKYRILRNSDGRKPTADDTVTVKYRGWLDRGKVFDSSYERGEPTTFPLRNVVAGWTEGMQLIGQGGMIELWVPSKLGYGEAGSPGSIPAHSDLHFVVELVSVE; encoded by the coding sequence ATGAAGCGTTGTTTGCCGTGGTGTCTATTGAGTCTCTTGATGATGTTTCCGGGATGTCGCTCCACAGCGAAATTCAGCCCGGACCAAACTCCTGCGTCGGCGTCCGCATATGCTCCAACAGCACAATGGAAACCGACCACGTTTGTCGATATTCCTGAACTTCAAACGGGAGCGGGACCGATGGATGCGGAAATCGCGTCGGAGTTCTCGAAAACCGAATCGGGACTGAAGTATCGGATTCTGCGAAATTCCGACGGTAGGAAGCCGACAGCCGATGACACGGTAACCGTCAAGTATCGCGGTTGGCTCGATCGTGGAAAGGTGTTCGACAGTTCTTACGAACGAGGTGAACCGACGACCTTTCCCTTGCGAAATGTCGTCGCCGGTTGGACCGAGGGAATGCAATTGATTGGCCAGGGCGGAATGATCGAACTTTGGGTGCCTTCCAAGCTCGGCTACGGCGAAGCCGGTTCACCAGGCTCCATCCCTGCCCACTCGGACCTCCACTTCGTCGTCGAACTCGTGAGTGTCGAATAG